In Leptospira kirschneri serovar Cynopteri str. 3522 CT, one DNA window encodes the following:
- a CDS encoding Kelch repeat-containing protein, whose amino-acid sequence MSYRLGNLRFYFGISCFILFFFISGCLLHHTDDKISKAPLGFLAILFSNSNPYLNSAELYDPATRGFSFVQNSLNFPRYHHTSSILQDGRVVITGGYYPYIESYLLDQIEIYDPNSNTFQNSTQNLLMPRNLHSATLLQDGTILITGGRCLSDSPATNKTEIFDPQTQTSTWTGNLNIARCRHQSVLLSDGKVLIAGGVDPISGNGILPVEVYDPVSKTFSLKGNLLQPRYNFSALVPNMGNPILIGGVNYSSTTNSFSTLSETERFDEVTGLLSAGPSLRKPLRSFTANVLQDGRIFITGGSNEDGTSDSIQILDSTFTEISSKMSVSRQFHTGTVLNNGYVLIAGGRTSNIVHSEAEVFDPNSNSLSSTGSLLQKRYDATSNPLQNGKVFILGGRSSY is encoded by the coding sequence ATGTCTTACAGATTAGGAAACCTGCGGTTCTATTTCGGAATTAGTTGTTTTATTTTATTCTTTTTTATTTCCGGTTGTTTATTGCACCATACGGACGACAAAATCTCTAAAGCTCCTTTAGGTTTTCTTGCAATCCTTTTCAGCAACTCAAATCCATATTTAAATTCAGCTGAGTTATACGATCCGGCTACTCGAGGTTTTTCTTTCGTTCAGAATTCTCTCAATTTTCCGAGGTATCATCATACTTCTTCTATTTTACAAGACGGACGAGTTGTTATCACAGGAGGTTATTATCCTTATATTGAATCGTATTTATTGGATCAGATCGAAATCTACGATCCAAATTCGAATACGTTTCAAAACTCGACCCAAAATCTTCTGATGCCTAGAAATTTACACTCGGCCACTCTACTTCAAGACGGAACGATTTTAATTACCGGCGGTCGATGTCTTTCGGATTCTCCGGCTACAAACAAAACGGAAATTTTTGATCCACAAACCCAAACTTCCACTTGGACAGGAAATTTAAATATCGCAAGATGTAGACATCAGTCCGTCTTATTATCCGACGGAAAAGTATTGATCGCCGGAGGGGTCGATCCAATTTCCGGAAACGGGATTCTTCCCGTAGAAGTCTATGATCCTGTTAGCAAAACTTTTTCTTTAAAAGGAAATCTGCTCCAACCTAGATATAATTTTTCAGCCCTTGTTCCCAACATGGGAAATCCTATTTTGATCGGAGGAGTGAATTATTCTTCGACTACAAATTCTTTTTCTACTCTTTCCGAAACCGAAAGATTCGACGAGGTTACAGGTCTTTTATCTGCAGGACCTTCTTTAAGAAAACCTCTTCGATCTTTTACGGCTAACGTTTTACAAGACGGAAGAATTTTTATTACTGGCGGTTCCAACGAAGATGGTACTTCCGATTCTATTCAGATTTTAGATTCTACGTTTACGGAGATCAGTTCTAAAATGTCCGTAAGCAGACAATTTCATACCGGCACGGTTTTAAATAATGGATACGTTTTGATTGCAGGCGGAAGAACCTCCAACATTGTTCATTCGGAAGCGGAGGTTTTTGATCCAAATTCAAATTCGTTGTCTTCTACTGGAAGTTTGCTTCAGAAACGATATGACGCCACATCTAATCCATTACAAAATGGTAA
- a CDS encoding putative porin translates to MRIFLKFLLLLFFPISVLFAGDSKWIIAPNVQYNQGRLIFETGGGNLIPSSDDHSYGSGSRLTYARQYPLLGVSAIYIKKNWEFQLQGHSTLGYRNSGNFRDEDFYMFTPSLYSNRFTHYGPLYGYDPIWGNNRLTRFSGTSNWSDFDSSLKANDSIVGFDVRYFPSGGSPNPNVKGFGLFVIGGYSYEYLKFIVNGSSGSQLSSGKIYLGYLNGESISYSNSINEIKYGIGTQTNFQRWGLEVSFSFISSEIKSRDFHRYRTLTFLESAYGKGWTHTIKFNYKLSENLILNLNWTESFREFEGKSHVKAGLGPESWYAGLISFNQQYWLYSVQNQVSLGISIFLF, encoded by the coding sequence ATGAGAATATTCTTAAAATTTTTACTCTTACTTTTTTTTCCGATCTCGGTACTGTTTGCGGGCGATTCTAAATGGATAATAGCGCCTAACGTTCAATACAATCAGGGTAGATTAATTTTTGAAACTGGTGGAGGCAATCTGATTCCTTCTTCCGATGATCATAGTTATGGCAGTGGTTCAAGACTGACTTATGCAAGGCAATATCCGCTCTTAGGTGTTAGTGCGATTTATATCAAAAAGAATTGGGAATTTCAACTTCAAGGACATTCCACCCTCGGTTATCGAAACTCAGGAAATTTTAGAGACGAAGATTTTTATATGTTCACGCCTTCACTTTATTCCAATCGATTTACACACTACGGTCCGCTTTACGGCTACGATCCGATTTGGGGGAATAATCGACTTACTCGGTTTTCTGGGACTAGCAATTGGTCCGATTTTGATTCTTCTTTAAAAGCGAACGATTCGATTGTTGGGTTTGATGTGAGATATTTTCCGAGTGGGGGTTCTCCTAATCCGAACGTCAAAGGTTTTGGTCTTTTTGTAATCGGAGGATATTCTTATGAATATTTAAAATTTATTGTAAACGGGTCTTCTGGTTCACAATTGAGTTCTGGAAAGATTTACTTGGGTTATTTAAACGGAGAAAGTATTTCTTATTCCAATTCTATCAACGAGATCAAATACGGTATCGGTACTCAAACTAATTTTCAAAGATGGGGATTAGAAGTTTCATTCAGTTTCATTTCTTCGGAAATCAAATCTAGAGACTTTCATCGGTATCGAACCCTTACTTTTTTGGAATCCGCTTATGGGAAAGGATGGACTCATACGATCAAATTTAACTATAAACTTTCAGAAAATTTAATTTTGAATTTAAATTGGACGGAATCTTTTAGGGAATTTGAAGGTAAGTCGCATGTTAAAGCGGGACTTGGGCCTGAATCTTGGTACGCTGGACTTATATCTTTCAATCAACAGTATTGGCTTTACTCCGTTCAAAATCAAGTATCACTTGGAATTTCTATTTTTCTTTTTTAA
- the lsa19 gene encoding adhesin Lsa19: MGVTMIRLTIVFLVLIFFNVCKPKTVESSDAVVTFLKGKASIIETGKELSIYTNVTERQSVKTESEAVLDLTSKLGSFRLLGGSTATIAALNSESASFQVSEGNVLIKAGNLAKGQSLIVHTPTVVAAVRGTQFWGRVNGKDETGTFAVREGAVEITRKSDDAKILIEAGQALDLKPGDKYLKVRVAAKEELAAMEQIDQMK, encoded by the coding sequence ATGGGAGTTACTATGATTCGATTAACAATTGTGTTTTTGGTTTTAATCTTTTTCAACGTTTGTAAACCTAAGACCGTCGAAAGTTCGGACGCAGTAGTCACTTTTCTCAAAGGAAAAGCTTCCATCATAGAAACGGGTAAAGAACTTTCGATCTATACAAATGTAACTGAAAGACAATCTGTAAAAACTGAGTCGGAGGCTGTATTAGATCTTACCTCTAAACTAGGAAGTTTTCGACTATTGGGAGGAAGTACCGCAACCATAGCAGCTCTCAATTCTGAGAGTGCTTCGTTTCAAGTCTCCGAAGGAAACGTATTGATCAAGGCGGGTAATCTTGCAAAAGGACAAAGCCTTATTGTACATACTCCTACCGTGGTTGCAGCCGTTCGAGGAACTCAGTTTTGGGGAAGAGTGAATGGTAAAGATGAGACCGGAACGTTTGCGGTTCGAGAAGGAGCCGTTGAAATTACCCGCAAGTCTGATGATGCAAAAATTTTAATTGAAGCAGGCCAGGCCTTGGATCTTAAACCGGGTGATAAGTATTTAAAAGTAAGAGTCGCAGCCAAAGAAGAATTAGCAGCGATGGAGCAAATCGACCAAATGAAATGA
- a CDS encoding Bor family protein, with translation MKLTSIILFFAIFISTGCQTEKFYWKQEVEKPGRVPTYSVYRHFFIWGLAQSEDLNLKDACKGKEVSYVETKYTFLSLLVIVLTYTLYSPKLTNVYCELE, from the coding sequence ATGAAACTGACTTCAATTATATTATTTTTTGCGATATTTATTTCCACGGGTTGTCAAACGGAAAAGTTTTATTGGAAACAGGAAGTGGAAAAACCTGGAAGAGTTCCAACTTATAGCGTTTACAGACATTTTTTTATCTGGGGTTTAGCACAATCCGAAGATCTGAACCTCAAGGATGCTTGTAAGGGAAAGGAAGTTTCCTACGTGGAAACTAAATACACCTTTCTTTCTTTGTTGGTGATTGTACTTACTTATACGTTATATTCTCCTAAACTCACGAACGTTTATTGTGAGTTGGAATGA